In the genome of Mytilus edulis chromosome 14, xbMytEdul2.2, whole genome shotgun sequence, the window aaaattcaaaacgaaaagtcccttacaaaattgcaaaatcaaCAACTCAAACAATTCAATGGATATTTCTGACTGCATGTGACTTGGTAGAGGCGTTACTTTCGTTGGAAAATGATGGACTTATAAAGCCTCACACTTGTATAAAAGTCTCACacaattccattttttttacaataacgtGAAGGCAaactatatcattgtatatagACATTATAAAATGTCCTAATGTGTAGTATTACATTAAATATTgcgttataatcttaataacttCAAAATCAAACAGCTATATCAATAACAATAAAACGGCATGCGGACAAAgcaaataagcaaaaatgaaatgCAAGTATACACAAATTTATCAAAGCATATTACCACCATGGTGGGATGTATTATTAACGAGTCACGCCAAGGAATATTACCTCAAATggacaaagttcaaatcatactttcataaattgtacggacgccatcatgcCATCATGAGTACGTTGCCTGTAATTGAATATCCGTGTCACATATGACAACGGATATGTTTCAAAAGTATAAACTATATTCCTGTCCCTTTTTCCATTTACGTAGGGTTTTggttgctcaatctttagttttctttgttgtattCAGTGTACTGTATTtgttgtctgttggtcttttttagCAATAGTGTTGTCAATTCATTTGGTTGAATTTGATTGTCCCTTTTGTTACCTTTCGTCTTCTTTTTGTTCCTTGAGCTCACTTTAATAATGAAAGAGTTAAACAAactgtttgactttttttatttaaaaacgtGTATTCCATACacaattacataattaattgtgtTTAATAAATATCAAACTCTTTTTGATTGATAATTGCACTAAATATAAATGACTTTTACCACTTAAGCGCACCAAGgatgtatttttaaattttaattaatgatAACAACGGTAAAAGTACCTGACAATGGTAATTGTGTCATCACAGatacattttaaaaagtcaaCGTCATTATCATGATTTTAAATATAGTCATCATATGTTCAGAACTTTTTTTATTGTAAGTATGAACAggtctaattagttatcaaaggtaccaggattctaatttgatacgccagacgcgcatttagTCTActcaagactcatcagtgacgctcagctcaaaatagctataaataaatccaaacaagtacaaagatgaagagcattgaggacccataactccaaaagttgtgtcaaatacggctaaggtaatgtaTTCCTGAGATAAGAACATCCAACATATGAAGACAGTATAAACAGTTATTTCATTGACAAAATAATAATACCataatatgacagttcttgtccattcgtttttgatgcgttttgctatttgatattgccatgtgattatggactttccgaattgattttcctctaagttcagtatttttgtgattttactttatacttatCCTGTCTGTGTATCTGAATGGCatgaatatatagaaaaaaacaaaatcacaactTTAAATTTACGCAATGTTATTTTACCATGATTAGAAACCACTTtaaacttaatcatgttaaaattGCTACGTTCTCATGTATAATCCCTAGTTCCTAGTTGTGATGAAAATAAATCTAATTAATCGGTAATAATTAAATTAATCTAAAATTGttttgtaatcgattacattcAAAGGGCATATGACTTTAAATTCAATTAATTACTTTTCACGGTAATCTGCCTTATCCCTAATAATATTGTTCAGAGAAAAATATTCAGTAAAAATGTCGTTGTATTTTATTGTTATGCATCATAAAGagagaaaacacaaacaacaaaaGGGTAGCATACCGTTTTTAACTATAAAAATGGATGTATGCACAATGTGTCATATCTAAATCATTAAAGAGTCGAGGAAGGCTTCAAAAAGCAAATACCTGTCAACTCCATCATTTCTCAAAATTACGAAAATATTAAGATGTGACATACGACAATTATCGACGATATTTCTGATCATTTGacgtgttttttttgtttgtgacGCAAATCATTTCCAATGCTGTGACTTCAGATAAATTATCATGCATTATTAGTGGCTTATCTACTTTGCAAACAGTAGCCCTCTATCAGAGATATATACCTCTACACATAAGTACTTGTGGAATGTTAATTAAGACATATTGCAATGTGACCAATGTAGCATCATTTGAGCAGACGTTTTATGTTAAGTTTTCGACCtttttttcggttattgaattATCATTGAGTCTGATGCATGTTCTACAAgttaatgacaaaaaaataataaaaggtaTTATACGGCTTGTTCGATGTGCCCTTAATTGTAATATCTCAAAATAGTCTCGTATCTGAAAGTGAATCATTGAATAATAACCTGCATTGTCCGATTTCTATTTCCGCCTACATTGTAAATTAAGTTAAAGATAGTGAATATTAGTTATGTCATGTGTGTTGCAAAACAAATTTTAGATTGGCATTACGTAATAGGAATCGTATGCTTAAAAAAGAAAGACCCTTTTATAGTtcgctcttatgttgtactgttataccactgtccctggtaagggggagggttgaaatcccACTAGCAtgtttaccccgccacattatgtatgtatgtgcatgtccaaagtgaggagcctgtaattcagtggttttcgtttgtgtatgtgttatatatttgtttttcgttaattttttatatataaataaggccgttagttttctcgattgaattgttggtaatttctgtgtcatcttgtggagagttgtcttataatcataatcataccacatgttctctttttttattgtcatttcggggccttttatagctgactatgcagtatgggctttgctcattgttaaaggccgtaccgtGACTTTTAGTTGTtacttttggtctcttgtggagggttgtctcaatggcaatcataccacatcttcttttttatacttgttATTGAATAAGAGTGAAGTGTGCTTATCGATGATAATATTTTGGTCATAAagtaatgaacttaaaattattattaaCAGGGGTACAATTGGTTGCAAAAAAAAGCCATCTcaattatgtaaatatttaaacttttctggaaaaaaatgatatttacgaagcaatcttttattttttcgaTGTTCGTTTATTTTTTAGTCATTATATAGTTCCCTGAAATGGATAGCATTGTGCCTACTGATTGGTATCTTGTCGTTGAACATCATAGTGTTATCTCTATTATTCGCCAGCAAACGGAAGTCGAGAATGGGATTTTTTGTCAAGAACTTAGCATTTTCAGGTAAACATATTAATCTTTGTTTTAGATCACCAGTTTGTTatgaaaattatcatataatCAATGAAAGTCTTCGATGCACGTAGGACGTACGTCCGGTTTATCAAAGGTATACTGTAGAACAATGTTGTGTGAAAAAAAAGTCATATCAGTTTTAAACAAGTAAGTTGATACCAAAAACTAATTAAAATTCGATTAATTGAACTATGCAGAatagaaattacaaaatataaatgataacttTTGTCCGTCGATTTTACATAGAAAATTGCCACATTAAACCGAAAGAAACTCAATATCATCTTTGTTTACTTAATGAATTCATGCAAGGTTTGTTTCAATTTGGTGTAATAATCACGTCAAAATTTACATCTGTCGGCTatgttttgattgacaacatgATTGATGAAGAAGTATTACTGTTTTTAATGTTTATcgtaaaaagaaaataacaaaaacatcgaACCGTGGACAATTTTAAATAGAAAGTCTGTAagcaaatggcaaagtcaaaactcaaacacttcaaacataacaaacgaatggataacaactgtcatactttttatttttgttcatacattttgtaaaagttgTAAAACTAGATTATAGTTCCCTATGACAAAGGTTCCCTAAGGAGGTTTGTAACAGTACTAGCTAGGCCTTATAGACGCATATCTGAGGAAATAATGTCCCTATCGTTTGTACTAAATATTGTTATCACTTTTATGTATTGCAAACATTAGGTCGGTGCTCAAATTATTGTCatcgcgttgtcagtttattttcgactaataactttgaatatccctttagtatctttcttCTCTCTCTTGTAGTTTTATGTTCCTTGTCATTCTATAACCTTTACAGTCCCTGGGGGTATCattagctcagtagtcagtgcttcggtactgtcatgatttaacaaactttactaaattgtccgtttataaattttgaaattattataaaactaaggtttcaactcccccaggcaaagttggctttagatgaatttggttattattttaggtatttttaatatatagctcttcaacgattttcggtactcatccatcttcggatttcaaatgtttggctttgagcgttcctgatgaaggtaaatccagaaaagcacttcggacgcaataaattattaaacgtgttgttttccattttgcaCAGCTATTATCATAATATCTATTATTATTAGGACTATTTACTGGCTATTTTGTAAATACCATGTGCTTTTTGTATTGTCTTATGTGTTTTGCGGAATCGGTGAAACTTTGATTTGGGGTGGCAACATATTAAAGCAAGAATTACATCCAAAAAAGCAGTACGTGTATACCTCAATTGTATTATACGATTATAAATATTATCCCAATTTATGAACGTTCAAAAGTACTGCAGTGGTCGTTATAAAGCCCTAATCTCACGAACTCACTTTCAGACCAGTTATTAAGCATGTGCTATCCATTCATgtgtaatttaaaacatatatatataagtataggGCTGTCATTTCTAATCCAAATTACTAGTCAGAAATTAACATGTTATTTCCACTGTGAAAAACGTTTAAGGCTTAGATCATTATTTATTATCTAATCAAGTATAAAAGTGCAGATTTTTTAGTCACACTTCCTATAATTTATCAGgaatttatattttgtagatcTTGCAGTAgggttattctttttattaccaGAAACAACATTCAACTGGTTTGAGCATGAATGGACGAAGTATATTTGCTATATGTACTATGGGTACTTCTCGATGGTTGCTTACTATGCGTCCACTTTTTCTATTGTGGTTCTATCAGTAGATCGTCTGTATGTTATTATGAGACCAGTCTCAACAGTATCAAACGGAAGAGTCTACAGATATGGATTAGCGCTATCAGCATGGATCATTGCTTTAATTCTAGGAATCCATTATGCTGTCTATATCAAATTTTACGAAGACGATGGTACATGTGGTCATGAATTTGAGTATCCCAAGGTAGATATTTTAACTTGCACGTACTAAAGAATATACAAATGCAAAAGATAACTTTATATAAACAATTTAGTTAAACGTAACATGCTATGGATTCCTTTTTATTCATTGGAAACAATGTtcatgggtttcgtgggtacatgtgaaccatgaattcaaatattcaacgaataaGATATTTAAATAGACTATAGACTGTATAAAGAGATTGGTAAAACCTCGAAATTAATTAAACAGGGAAAATGCAAATATGCAGCAATCCATGAAAATTTATACccccaaaaataaataaatgaatccacaatatcaTTTCCTGGTAtatgaaacttaaaataaaactaaattattttttttccagacaTAGTCAAGAATTAAGGTAGCTCAAAGATGATTAAAGTGTATTGACACTTAATGAATACCATCGTGAACAATGGACAAAACTCTATACCGTAATCTATAAACACCCTGACATGATCAAAAGTGAAACAATTGAAATGTTAAACCTACGGTCGATTAACACTAAACGTCGAACGAAAACCTTGTCAGAATTGTCGTGTTAATAGTACAGTTAAGATAATTATAATATTGGAACATTATATCCAACACAAATTTTACAATCatcattatggaaatataattaaattttggatgtaaggcgtcttctgattgactgacgttattttgtttatcagcccatagacataatttagtcatgtgaccgtgacgtcatcaacgttttttcttggttttctacggtttgaaatggaatttagaattaaattataataaatgactgtaatattttaaattttctgtctattcgaaataacatacaaaatgtgATGAACACTGCTAAATAACCCGCTACtcgcgttattcagtgtgtaccaaatattttatgttatttcttcatagacagaaaaaatattacagtcattccttaaatatcaaAGTATAATTTTGGTTGctcttttttattttgtaggtAATTTTGTATTTTGACGTATTGGTTATGTTGGTATTACCAATATTTACCATAACAATTTGTTACATCTTGATTTTTGTCACTATCAGTCGCCGGCATCGAAGTGGATTTGTTGTCTCTAAACGGAAGCATAACTCGACGAATGGTAAGTTAGCCTTTATGCAAACACTGGAAAGTGGCAAGCCGCTAAACTAAGTCAGCGTCGTTGTCTAGCAGAGGCGACCATAACACTGTTACGGAATTGTATCTAAGTGAGTTCACAGGTGTCTGACACATACGGTGAATTTATTAAGTTGcatcaattacattttttttctagaataagACACAAAGTAAAAAGCAATGAATACACAATATAAACTTTAATAGTTAGTTACATTGTAGAAGTTCACTATGGACCAAGAAATATGGCTAATAAACTCAAATCAATCAGttgtaaaacatgtatttattgatTCTAACAGGGTGTAaacaaactgttaaaaaaatgtaaatcaacAACAACCAATGACCCCTTTAATAACCCTTTATAACGTTTGAATTACATTTTGACCGTATCTAAGTAGTTTCAGAAGTTACTCCGTACAAATGATATTCAAAGTCATCGACAGCCTTGCGAACAATTGAAATACGGGAAAGTCACTTTTGAAAATTGATTACATTTTACTCTTCTTATTTCGAAAATGTTCTTTCACAAAGTTTCTTTCTATTTCAGAGTCGGAGGGTGAAATCCAAGGGAAAGATAAAATAATAACCACAGCAAAAATCAAAACTATAAAACtactttttgttgttgtaataagTAAGTGTACcataaggatgtacttaggtgaggttttggaatttgtgtcaaatgttcggactccttgatgtttttccatacaatgcaatgtaaaatattttgccccataacacacatttatttgttcatataagacttaatagctcatgaaaggccatttaccaaaattttagacgattcttgattttctttgttttgttttgagacccaaataataccaatgcaaacataaggtaaaagtcagagtcagccttttcccgccatattttaaatctcaaatatctcgaaaaggaggtccatgacctatcaatatttttagcttatctttctCCTTAAATTGATGCACTACCAGCTTATagcatcaattttaatttcttaatttctttatttttaccttacctcacctaagtacatccatAAA includes:
- the LOC139502891 gene encoding mesotocin receptor-like: MDANSTTVSTENVMDCGNISDFILGNHSCSNNSYTDYNTDLNSLYSSLKWIALCLLIGILSLNIIVLSLLFASKRKSRMGFFVKNLAFSDLAVGLFFLLPETTFNWFEHEWTKYICYMYYGYFSMVAYYASTFSIVVLSVDRLYVIMRPVSTVSNGRVYRYGLALSAWIIALILGIHYAVYIKFYEDDGTCGHEFEYPKVILYFDVLVMLVLPIFTITICYILIFVTISRRHRSGFVVSKRKHNSTNESEGEIQGKDKIITTAKIKTIKLLFVVVITYILCWAPITVAAFLNHYDVISVSDNATENVVFQLLYLFAPLNSLVNPMIFLLFNRKMFVRKRKVLYDYSSRRTSIPMISLGASRTSLYNSKTNS